One segment of Nostoc flagelliforme CCNUN1 DNA contains the following:
- the recR gene encoding recombination mediator RecR, whose protein sequence is MQRLPGVGPKSAQRLALHILKRPEAEVEALAQALIEAKKQIGLCSVCFHLSAEPVCEICRNANRDNNIICVVADPRDVIALEKTREYKGKYHVLGGVISPIDGIGPEQLTILPLQRRVNQQKPQEVILAISPSVEGETTTLYIGQLLKPFTKVTRIAFGLPVGGDLEYADEVTLARALEGRRELD, encoded by the coding sequence AACGACTGGCTTTGCATATTTTGAAGCGACCAGAAGCCGAAGTAGAAGCTTTGGCACAAGCGCTGATTGAGGCAAAAAAACAGATAGGCTTGTGTTCTGTTTGCTTTCACTTATCTGCTGAACCTGTTTGTGAAATTTGCCGCAATGCCAACCGTGACAATAATATTATTTGTGTTGTAGCAGATCCCCGCGATGTGATTGCACTAGAAAAAACCCGCGAATACAAAGGTAAATATCACGTTTTGGGTGGGGTGATTTCGCCAATTGATGGAATTGGCCCAGAACAGTTGACTATACTGCCTTTGCAGCGCCGGGTGAATCAGCAAAAACCTCAAGAAGTTATTCTGGCAATTAGTCCGAGTGTAGAAGGGGAGACAACAACACTGTATATCGGTCAGCTACTGAAACCATTTACTAAGGTGACGCGGATTGCCTTTGGTTTGCCTGTAGGTGGTGATTTGGAGTACGCCGACGAAGTGACCCTGGCAAGAGCATTGGAAGGACGCAGGGAGTTAGATTAG